A single region of the Zootoca vivipara chromosome 2, rZooViv1.1, whole genome shotgun sequence genome encodes:
- the LOC118081134 gene encoding zinc finger protein 208-like isoform X3, with protein sequence MSLIPRAEQAEEPRPPQCQISDGTGAAISDTSSAGDSRRKHFCPECGRCFAFRVALAKHQRIHTGEKIQENSESGECFGQSLELASHLETPTSLEFRKVLAHQPIVLIQRNIHTREDISYRCLECGEGFSQISVFVKHEGGHRGEKPRKYGESRNGFPKRSQLCGHRKVHTGVKPHKCSVCGLCFSARSQLVTHQRTHTGEKPYECPECGKSFAQKSVLVIHQRLHTGEKPYECRECGKCFHANANLLSHETVHTGERPHKCAECGKSFLVPAQLSIHQRIHTGEKPYKCMECGKCFSQKQHLKAHEKIHTGEKPYKCMECGKCFAHKSNLLVHQRIHTGVRPYECGECGKFFSTSSHFLVHRRVHTGEKPHKCLDCGMSFTIAQSLKGHQRTHTGEKPHKCMECGKCFAHKSHLLVHQRIHTGVRPYECGECGKCFSDSSGHLSHRKRAHTGEKPHKCLDCGMSFTLAHSLRAHQRIHTGEKPHKCLECGKSFAQKSYLVTHQRIHTGVRPYECGECGKCFSFSSNLISHRRVHTGEKPHKCLDCGMSFTVARSLKDHQRIHTGEKTYKCLECEKSFPKKSYLVIHQRIHTGEKPYKCLECEKSFSKKSYLVIHQRIHTGEKPYKCLECEKSFSKKSYLVTHQMIHTGVRPYECGECGKCFSTSSHLISHRRVHTGEKPYKCLDCGMSFTVAQSLKGHQKIHTGEKPHKCLECGKCFSTKNSLVIHQRIHTGVRPYECGECGKCFSDSSGHLSHRKRAHTGEKPHKCLDCGMSFTLAHSLRAHQRIHTGEKPHKCLECGKSFAQKSYLVTHQRIHTGVRPYECGECGKCFSFSSILISHRRVHTGEKPHKCLDCGMSFTISKSLKLHQRTHTGEKPYKCLECGKCFSRKNHLVNHQRIHTGVRPYECGECGKCFSTSSHLLVHRRVHTGEKPHKCLDCGMSFTIAQSLRVHQRIHTGEKPYKCLECGKCFSQSSHLRSHQKVHTGEKPHKCLDCGMSFTLAHSLKGHQRIHTGEKPYKCLECGKLFSRKDKLVIHQRTHSGEQPYKCLECGKCFPRKDTLVIHQRIHTGGKAYKCLECGKFFSQSSNLRSHQKVHTRGDLPNV encoded by the coding sequence CAGGAGATTCGAGGAGAAAACATTTCTGCCCAGAGTGCGGCCGATGCTTTGCCTTCCGAGTGGCTCTTGCTaaacaccagagaatccacacaggggagaagatcCAGGAAAACTCTGAGAGCGGGGAATGTTTTGGTCAGAGTTTGGAGCTTGCCAGCCATTTGGAAACCCCTACGTCTTTGGAGTTCAGGAAGGTTCTTGCTCATCAGCCCATCGTTCTAATCCAAAGAAACATCCATACAAGAGAAGATATCTCATATCGCTGCTTGGAGTGTGGGGAAGGTTTTTCCCAAATCTCAGTTTTTGTGAAACATGAGGGAGGCCACAGAGGAGAGAAACCCCGTAAATATGGCGAGAGTAGGAATGGGTTCCCCAAGAGATCACAGCTTTGTGGGCACCGTAAAGTCCACACAGGAGTGAAGCCCcacaaatgcagtgtgtgtgggtTATGCTTTTCTGCTAGGTCACAACTTGTTACCCATCAGCGAACCCACACTGGAGAAAAACCCTATGAATGCCCGGAGTGTGGGAAATCATTTGCTCAAAAGTCAGTCCTTGTAATCCATCAGAGgctccacacaggagagaagccctatGAATGCAgggagtgtgggaaatgttttcatGCGAATGCTAACCTTCTGAGCCATGAGACTGTTCACACCGGAGAGAGGCCTCATAAATGTGCAGAGTGTGGGAAAAGTTTTCTTGTACCAGCACAACTTTCAatccaccagagaatccacacaggggagaaaccctacaaatgcatggagtgtggaaaatgctTTTCCCAGAAACAGCACCTCAAGGCGCATGaaaaaatccacacaggggagaaaccctacaaatgcatggagtgtggaaaatgtTTTGCCCACAAATCTAACCTTCTCgtacaccagagaatccacacaggagtgaGGCCATATGAATGTGGAGAGTGTGGGAAATTTTTTTCTACTTCATCACATTTTCTTGTTCATAGGAgagtccacacaggagaaaagccacaTAAATGTTTAGACTGTGGAATGTCATTTACTATAGCACAAAGCCTTAAGGGTcaccagagaacccacacaggagagaaaccccacaaatgcatggagtgtggaaaatgtTTTGCCCACAAATCACACCTTCTTgtacaccagagaatccacacaggagtgaGGCCATATGAATGtggagagtgtgggaaatgtttttctgaTTCATCAGGTCATCTTTCTCATAGGAAGAGagcccacacaggagaaaagccacaTAAATGTTTAGACTGTGGAATGTCATTTACTTTAGCACATAGCCTTAGGgcgcaccagagaatccacacaggagagaaaccccacaaatgcttggagtgtgggaaatCATTTGCTCAAAAGTCATACCTTGTTacccatcagagaatccacacaggggtgAGGCCATATGAATGtggagagtgtgggaaatgtttttccttttcatcaaatcttatttctcataggagagtccacacaggagaaaagccacaTAAATGTTTAGACTGTGGAATGTCATTTACTGTAGCACGAAGCCTTAAGGATcaccagagaattcatacaggagagaaaacctataaatgcttggagtgtgagaAATCATTTCCTAAGAAGTCATACCTTGTTatccatcagagaatccacacaggagagaaaccctataaatgcttggagtgtgaaaAATCATTTTCTAAGAAGTCATACCTTGTTatccatcagagaatccacacaggagagaaaccctataaatgcttggagtgtgagaAATCATTTTCTAAGAAGTCATACCTTGTTACCCATCAAATGATCCACACAGGAGTGAGGCCATATGAGTGTGGAGAATGTGGAAAATGTTTTTCAACTTCATCACATCTTATTTCCCATAGGAgagtccacacaggagaaaagccatATAAATGTTTAGACTGTGGAATGTCATTTACTGTAGCACAAAGCCTTAAGGGTCACCAgaaaatccacacaggagagaaaccccacaaatgcttggagtgtggcaaATGTTTTTCAACGAAAAACAGCCTTGTGATCCATCAGAGGATCCACACAGGAGTGAGGCCATATGAATGtggagagtgtgggaaatgtttttctgaTTCATCAGGTCATCTTTCTCATAGGAAGAGagcccacacaggagaaaagccacaTAAATGTTTAGACTGTGGAATGTCATTTACTTTAGCACATAGCCTTAGGgcgcaccagagaatccacacaggagagaaaccccacaaatgcttggagtgtgggaaatCATTTGCTCAAAAGTCATACCTTGTTacccatcagagaatccacacaggggtgAGGCCATATGAATGtggagagtgtgggaaatgtttttcctTTTCATCAATTCTTATTTCTCATAGGAgagtccacacaggagaaaagccacaTAAATGTTTAGACTGTGGAATGTCATTTACTATATCAAAAAGCCTTAAGCTGcaccagagaacccacacaggagagaaaccttacaagtgcttggagtgtggcaaATGCTTTTCAAGGAAAAACCACCTTGTGAACCATCAGAGGATCCACACAGGAGTGAGGCCATATGAATGtggagagtgtgggaaatgtttttctaCTTCATCACATCTTCTTGTTCATAGGAgagtccacacaggagaaaagccacaTAAATGTTTAGACTGTGGAATGTCATTTACTATAGCACAAAGTCTTAGGGtgcaccagaggatccacacaggagagaaaccttacaAGTGCCTGGAGTGTGGGAAATGCTTTTCTCAGTCATCACATCTTCGCAGTCACCAGAAagtccacacaggagaaaagccacaTAAATGTTTAGACTGCGGAATGTCGTTTACTTTAGCACACAGCCTTAAGGGTCACCAGAGAatacatacaggagagaaaccctataaatgcttggagtgtgggaaatTATTTTCAAGAAAAGACAAGCTTGTGATCCATCAGAGAACCCACAGTGGAGAGCAACCctataaatgcttggagtgtgggaaatgttttccaAGGAAAGACACCCTTGTGATCCATCAGAGGATCCACACAGGAGGGAAAGCAtacaaatgcttggagtgtgggaaatTTTTTTCTCAGTCATCAAATCTTCGCAGTCACCAGAAAGTCCACACAAGAGGGGACCTTCCCAATGTCTAG
- the LOC118081134 gene encoding zinc finger protein 208-like isoform X1, which translates to MLENEGNVASLALPLPKMSLIPRAEQAEEPRPPQCQISDGTGAAISDTSSAGDSRRKHFCPECGRCFAFRVALAKHQRIHTGEKIQENSESGECFGQSLELASHLETPTSLEFRKVLAHQPIVLIQRNIHTREDISYRCLECGEGFSQISVFVKHEGGHRGEKPRKYGESRNGFPKRSQLCGHRKVHTGVKPHKCSVCGLCFSARSQLVTHQRTHTGEKPYECPECGKSFAQKSVLVIHQRLHTGEKPYECRECGKCFHANANLLSHETVHTGERPHKCAECGKSFLVPAQLSIHQRIHTGEKPYKCMECGKCFSQKQHLKAHEKIHTGEKPYKCMECGKCFAHKSNLLVHQRIHTGVRPYECGECGKFFSTSSHFLVHRRVHTGEKPHKCLDCGMSFTIAQSLKGHQRTHTGEKPHKCMECGKCFAHKSHLLVHQRIHTGVRPYECGECGKCFSDSSGHLSHRKRAHTGEKPHKCLDCGMSFTLAHSLRAHQRIHTGEKPHKCLECGKSFAQKSYLVTHQRIHTGVRPYECGECGKCFSFSSNLISHRRVHTGEKPHKCLDCGMSFTVARSLKDHQRIHTGEKTYKCLECEKSFPKKSYLVIHQRIHTGEKPYKCLECEKSFSKKSYLVIHQRIHTGEKPYKCLECEKSFSKKSYLVTHQMIHTGVRPYECGECGKCFSTSSHLISHRRVHTGEKPYKCLDCGMSFTVAQSLKGHQKIHTGEKPHKCLECGKCFSTKNSLVIHQRIHTGVRPYECGECGKCFSDSSGHLSHRKRAHTGEKPHKCLDCGMSFTLAHSLRAHQRIHTGEKPHKCLECGKSFAQKSYLVTHQRIHTGVRPYECGECGKCFSFSSILISHRRVHTGEKPHKCLDCGMSFTISKSLKLHQRTHTGEKPYKCLECGKCFSRKNHLVNHQRIHTGVRPYECGECGKCFSTSSHLLVHRRVHTGEKPHKCLDCGMSFTIAQSLRVHQRIHTGEKPYKCLECGKCFSQSSHLRSHQKVHTGEKPHKCLDCGMSFTLAHSLKGHQRIHTGEKPYKCLECGKLFSRKDKLVIHQRTHSGEQPYKCLECGKCFPRKDTLVIHQRIHTGGKAYKCLECGKFFSQSSNLRSHQKVHTRGDLPNV; encoded by the coding sequence CAGGAGATTCGAGGAGAAAACATTTCTGCCCAGAGTGCGGCCGATGCTTTGCCTTCCGAGTGGCTCTTGCTaaacaccagagaatccacacaggggagaagatcCAGGAAAACTCTGAGAGCGGGGAATGTTTTGGTCAGAGTTTGGAGCTTGCCAGCCATTTGGAAACCCCTACGTCTTTGGAGTTCAGGAAGGTTCTTGCTCATCAGCCCATCGTTCTAATCCAAAGAAACATCCATACAAGAGAAGATATCTCATATCGCTGCTTGGAGTGTGGGGAAGGTTTTTCCCAAATCTCAGTTTTTGTGAAACATGAGGGAGGCCACAGAGGAGAGAAACCCCGTAAATATGGCGAGAGTAGGAATGGGTTCCCCAAGAGATCACAGCTTTGTGGGCACCGTAAAGTCCACACAGGAGTGAAGCCCcacaaatgcagtgtgtgtgggtTATGCTTTTCTGCTAGGTCACAACTTGTTACCCATCAGCGAACCCACACTGGAGAAAAACCCTATGAATGCCCGGAGTGTGGGAAATCATTTGCTCAAAAGTCAGTCCTTGTAATCCATCAGAGgctccacacaggagagaagccctatGAATGCAgggagtgtgggaaatgttttcatGCGAATGCTAACCTTCTGAGCCATGAGACTGTTCACACCGGAGAGAGGCCTCATAAATGTGCAGAGTGTGGGAAAAGTTTTCTTGTACCAGCACAACTTTCAatccaccagagaatccacacaggggagaaaccctacaaatgcatggagtgtggaaaatgctTTTCCCAGAAACAGCACCTCAAGGCGCATGaaaaaatccacacaggggagaaaccctacaaatgcatggagtgtggaaaatgtTTTGCCCACAAATCTAACCTTCTCgtacaccagagaatccacacaggagtgaGGCCATATGAATGTGGAGAGTGTGGGAAATTTTTTTCTACTTCATCACATTTTCTTGTTCATAGGAgagtccacacaggagaaaagccacaTAAATGTTTAGACTGTGGAATGTCATTTACTATAGCACAAAGCCTTAAGGGTcaccagagaacccacacaggagagaaaccccacaaatgcatggagtgtggaaaatgtTTTGCCCACAAATCACACCTTCTTgtacaccagagaatccacacaggagtgaGGCCATATGAATGtggagagtgtgggaaatgtttttctgaTTCATCAGGTCATCTTTCTCATAGGAAGAGagcccacacaggagaaaagccacaTAAATGTTTAGACTGTGGAATGTCATTTACTTTAGCACATAGCCTTAGGgcgcaccagagaatccacacaggagagaaaccccacaaatgcttggagtgtgggaaatCATTTGCTCAAAAGTCATACCTTGTTacccatcagagaatccacacaggggtgAGGCCATATGAATGtggagagtgtgggaaatgtttttccttttcatcaaatcttatttctcataggagagtccacacaggagaaaagccacaTAAATGTTTAGACTGTGGAATGTCATTTACTGTAGCACGAAGCCTTAAGGATcaccagagaattcatacaggagagaaaacctataaatgcttggagtgtgagaAATCATTTCCTAAGAAGTCATACCTTGTTatccatcagagaatccacacaggagagaaaccctataaatgcttggagtgtgaaaAATCATTTTCTAAGAAGTCATACCTTGTTatccatcagagaatccacacaggagagaaaccctataaatgcttggagtgtgagaAATCATTTTCTAAGAAGTCATACCTTGTTACCCATCAAATGATCCACACAGGAGTGAGGCCATATGAGTGTGGAGAATGTGGAAAATGTTTTTCAACTTCATCACATCTTATTTCCCATAGGAgagtccacacaggagaaaagccatATAAATGTTTAGACTGTGGAATGTCATTTACTGTAGCACAAAGCCTTAAGGGTCACCAgaaaatccacacaggagagaaaccccacaaatgcttggagtgtggcaaATGTTTTTCAACGAAAAACAGCCTTGTGATCCATCAGAGGATCCACACAGGAGTGAGGCCATATGAATGtggagagtgtgggaaatgtttttctgaTTCATCAGGTCATCTTTCTCATAGGAAGAGagcccacacaggagaaaagccacaTAAATGTTTAGACTGTGGAATGTCATTTACTTTAGCACATAGCCTTAGGgcgcaccagagaatccacacaggagagaaaccccacaaatgcttggagtgtgggaaatCATTTGCTCAAAAGTCATACCTTGTTacccatcagagaatccacacaggggtgAGGCCATATGAATGtggagagtgtgggaaatgtttttcctTTTCATCAATTCTTATTTCTCATAGGAgagtccacacaggagaaaagccacaTAAATGTTTAGACTGTGGAATGTCATTTACTATATCAAAAAGCCTTAAGCTGcaccagagaacccacacaggagagaaaccttacaagtgcttggagtgtggcaaATGCTTTTCAAGGAAAAACCACCTTGTGAACCATCAGAGGATCCACACAGGAGTGAGGCCATATGAATGtggagagtgtgggaaatgtttttctaCTTCATCACATCTTCTTGTTCATAGGAgagtccacacaggagaaaagccacaTAAATGTTTAGACTGTGGAATGTCATTTACTATAGCACAAAGTCTTAGGGtgcaccagaggatccacacaggagagaaaccttacaAGTGCCTGGAGTGTGGGAAATGCTTTTCTCAGTCATCACATCTTCGCAGTCACCAGAAagtccacacaggagaaaagccacaTAAATGTTTAGACTGCGGAATGTCGTTTACTTTAGCACACAGCCTTAAGGGTCACCAGAGAatacatacaggagagaaaccctataaatgcttggagtgtgggaaatTATTTTCAAGAAAAGACAAGCTTGTGATCCATCAGAGAACCCACAGTGGAGAGCAACCctataaatgcttggagtgtgggaaatgttttccaAGGAAAGACACCCTTGTGATCCATCAGAGGATCCACACAGGAGGGAAAGCAtacaaatgcttggagtgtgggaaatTTTTTTCTCAGTCATCAAATCTTCGCAGTCACCAGAAAGTCCACACAAGAGGGGACCTTCCCAATGTCTAG
- the LOC118081134 gene encoding zinc finger protein 208-like isoform X2 gives MLENEGNVASLALPLPKMSLIPRAEQAEEPRPPQCQISDGTGAAISDTSSGDSRRKHFCPECGRCFAFRVALAKHQRIHTGEKIQENSESGECFGQSLELASHLETPTSLEFRKVLAHQPIVLIQRNIHTREDISYRCLECGEGFSQISVFVKHEGGHRGEKPRKYGESRNGFPKRSQLCGHRKVHTGVKPHKCSVCGLCFSARSQLVTHQRTHTGEKPYECPECGKSFAQKSVLVIHQRLHTGEKPYECRECGKCFHANANLLSHETVHTGERPHKCAECGKSFLVPAQLSIHQRIHTGEKPYKCMECGKCFSQKQHLKAHEKIHTGEKPYKCMECGKCFAHKSNLLVHQRIHTGVRPYECGECGKFFSTSSHFLVHRRVHTGEKPHKCLDCGMSFTIAQSLKGHQRTHTGEKPHKCMECGKCFAHKSHLLVHQRIHTGVRPYECGECGKCFSDSSGHLSHRKRAHTGEKPHKCLDCGMSFTLAHSLRAHQRIHTGEKPHKCLECGKSFAQKSYLVTHQRIHTGVRPYECGECGKCFSFSSNLISHRRVHTGEKPHKCLDCGMSFTVARSLKDHQRIHTGEKTYKCLECEKSFPKKSYLVIHQRIHTGEKPYKCLECEKSFSKKSYLVIHQRIHTGEKPYKCLECEKSFSKKSYLVTHQMIHTGVRPYECGECGKCFSTSSHLISHRRVHTGEKPYKCLDCGMSFTVAQSLKGHQKIHTGEKPHKCLECGKCFSTKNSLVIHQRIHTGVRPYECGECGKCFSDSSGHLSHRKRAHTGEKPHKCLDCGMSFTLAHSLRAHQRIHTGEKPHKCLECGKSFAQKSYLVTHQRIHTGVRPYECGECGKCFSFSSILISHRRVHTGEKPHKCLDCGMSFTISKSLKLHQRTHTGEKPYKCLECGKCFSRKNHLVNHQRIHTGVRPYECGECGKCFSTSSHLLVHRRVHTGEKPHKCLDCGMSFTIAQSLRVHQRIHTGEKPYKCLECGKCFSQSSHLRSHQKVHTGEKPHKCLDCGMSFTLAHSLKGHQRIHTGEKPYKCLECGKLFSRKDKLVIHQRTHSGEQPYKCLECGKCFPRKDTLVIHQRIHTGGKAYKCLECGKFFSQSSNLRSHQKVHTRGDLPNV, from the coding sequence GAGATTCGAGGAGAAAACATTTCTGCCCAGAGTGCGGCCGATGCTTTGCCTTCCGAGTGGCTCTTGCTaaacaccagagaatccacacaggggagaagatcCAGGAAAACTCTGAGAGCGGGGAATGTTTTGGTCAGAGTTTGGAGCTTGCCAGCCATTTGGAAACCCCTACGTCTTTGGAGTTCAGGAAGGTTCTTGCTCATCAGCCCATCGTTCTAATCCAAAGAAACATCCATACAAGAGAAGATATCTCATATCGCTGCTTGGAGTGTGGGGAAGGTTTTTCCCAAATCTCAGTTTTTGTGAAACATGAGGGAGGCCACAGAGGAGAGAAACCCCGTAAATATGGCGAGAGTAGGAATGGGTTCCCCAAGAGATCACAGCTTTGTGGGCACCGTAAAGTCCACACAGGAGTGAAGCCCcacaaatgcagtgtgtgtgggtTATGCTTTTCTGCTAGGTCACAACTTGTTACCCATCAGCGAACCCACACTGGAGAAAAACCCTATGAATGCCCGGAGTGTGGGAAATCATTTGCTCAAAAGTCAGTCCTTGTAATCCATCAGAGgctccacacaggagagaagccctatGAATGCAgggagtgtgggaaatgttttcatGCGAATGCTAACCTTCTGAGCCATGAGACTGTTCACACCGGAGAGAGGCCTCATAAATGTGCAGAGTGTGGGAAAAGTTTTCTTGTACCAGCACAACTTTCAatccaccagagaatccacacaggggagaaaccctacaaatgcatggagtgtggaaaatgctTTTCCCAGAAACAGCACCTCAAGGCGCATGaaaaaatccacacaggggagaaaccctacaaatgcatggagtgtggaaaatgtTTTGCCCACAAATCTAACCTTCTCgtacaccagagaatccacacaggagtgaGGCCATATGAATGTGGAGAGTGTGGGAAATTTTTTTCTACTTCATCACATTTTCTTGTTCATAGGAgagtccacacaggagaaaagccacaTAAATGTTTAGACTGTGGAATGTCATTTACTATAGCACAAAGCCTTAAGGGTcaccagagaacccacacaggagagaaaccccacaaatgcatggagtgtggaaaatgtTTTGCCCACAAATCACACCTTCTTgtacaccagagaatccacacaggagtgaGGCCATATGAATGtggagagtgtgggaaatgtttttctgaTTCATCAGGTCATCTTTCTCATAGGAAGAGagcccacacaggagaaaagccacaTAAATGTTTAGACTGTGGAATGTCATTTACTTTAGCACATAGCCTTAGGgcgcaccagagaatccacacaggagagaaaccccacaaatgcttggagtgtgggaaatCATTTGCTCAAAAGTCATACCTTGTTacccatcagagaatccacacaggggtgAGGCCATATGAATGtggagagtgtgggaaatgtttttccttttcatcaaatcttatttctcataggagagtccacacaggagaaaagccacaTAAATGTTTAGACTGTGGAATGTCATTTACTGTAGCACGAAGCCTTAAGGATcaccagagaattcatacaggagagaaaacctataaatgcttggagtgtgagaAATCATTTCCTAAGAAGTCATACCTTGTTatccatcagagaatccacacaggagagaaaccctataaatgcttggagtgtgaaaAATCATTTTCTAAGAAGTCATACCTTGTTatccatcagagaatccacacaggagagaaaccctataaatgcttggagtgtgagaAATCATTTTCTAAGAAGTCATACCTTGTTACCCATCAAATGATCCACACAGGAGTGAGGCCATATGAGTGTGGAGAATGTGGAAAATGTTTTTCAACTTCATCACATCTTATTTCCCATAGGAgagtccacacaggagaaaagccatATAAATGTTTAGACTGTGGAATGTCATTTACTGTAGCACAAAGCCTTAAGGGTCACCAgaaaatccacacaggagagaaaccccacaaatgcttggagtgtggcaaATGTTTTTCAACGAAAAACAGCCTTGTGATCCATCAGAGGATCCACACAGGAGTGAGGCCATATGAATGtggagagtgtgggaaatgtttttctgaTTCATCAGGTCATCTTTCTCATAGGAAGAGagcccacacaggagaaaagccacaTAAATGTTTAGACTGTGGAATGTCATTTACTTTAGCACATAGCCTTAGGgcgcaccagagaatccacacaggagagaaaccccacaaatgcttggagtgtgggaaatCATTTGCTCAAAAGTCATACCTTGTTacccatcagagaatccacacaggggtgAGGCCATATGAATGtggagagtgtgggaaatgtttttcctTTTCATCAATTCTTATTTCTCATAGGAgagtccacacaggagaaaagccacaTAAATGTTTAGACTGTGGAATGTCATTTACTATATCAAAAAGCCTTAAGCTGcaccagagaacccacacaggagagaaaccttacaagtgcttggagtgtggcaaATGCTTTTCAAGGAAAAACCACCTTGTGAACCATCAGAGGATCCACACAGGAGTGAGGCCATATGAATGtggagagtgtgggaaatgtttttctaCTTCATCACATCTTCTTGTTCATAGGAgagtccacacaggagaaaagccacaTAAATGTTTAGACTGTGGAATGTCATTTACTATAGCACAAAGTCTTAGGGtgcaccagaggatccacacaggagagaaaccttacaAGTGCCTGGAGTGTGGGAAATGCTTTTCTCAGTCATCACATCTTCGCAGTCACCAGAAagtccacacaggagaaaagccacaTAAATGTTTAGACTGCGGAATGTCGTTTACTTTAGCACACAGCCTTAAGGGTCACCAGAGAatacatacaggagagaaaccctataaatgcttggagtgtgggaaatTATTTTCAAGAAAAGACAAGCTTGTGATCCATCAGAGAACCCACAGTGGAGAGCAACCctataaatgcttggagtgtgggaaatgttttccaAGGAAAGACACCCTTGTGATCCATCAGAGGATCCACACAGGAGGGAAAGCAtacaaatgcttggagtgtgggaaatTTTTTTCTCAGTCATCAAATCTTCGCAGTCACCAGAAAGTCCACACAAGAGGGGACCTTCCCAATGTCTAG